Genomic segment of Bradyrhizobium diazoefficiens:
TGTTCGTCGATGTCGATATTCCCACCTACAATATCATTCCGGAGCGTGTGGAAGAGGCGATCACGCCCAACACGCGCGCGATCATGGTGGCGCACACGCTCGGCAATCCCTTCGACGTCGGCAAGATCGCCGACATCGCCAAGCGGCACAAGCTGTGGCTGATCGAGGATTGCTGCGACGCGCTCGGCGCGACCTATGCGGGGCGTCACGTCGGCACTTTCGGCGACATCGGCACGCTCAGCTTCTATCCGGCGCATCACATCACGATGGGCGAGGGCGGTGCGGTCTTCACCAGCCATCCGGGCCTGCGTCGCGCGATGGAGACGTTCCGCGACTGGGGACGCGACTGCTATTGTGATCCGGGCAAGGACAACACCTGCCAGCGCCGCTTCGACTGGCAGCTCGGTGAACTGCCCCACGGCTATGACCACAAATACATCTACAGCCATCTCGGCTTCAATCTGAAGATCACCGACATGCAGGCCGCGGTCGGCGTGTCCCAGCTCGACCATCTCGAAGGCTTCATCGCCGACCGCCGGCGGAACTTCGATCTGCTGAAGCGCGGGCTCAAATCACTTGAAGAGTTCTTCGTCTTGCCCGAGCCGACGCCGAATAGCGAGCCGTCATGGTTCGGTTTCGTGCTGACGCTCCGCGACGGGGCACCGTTCAAGCGTGACGCCATCGTGCGTCACCTGAACGAATGTGGCATCGGCACGCGTCTGTTGTTCGGCGGCAATCTGGTGCGTCAGCCCTACATGATCGGACGGAATTTCCGCGTCCACGGGTCGCTCGCCAACAGCGATACGATTATGAAC
This window contains:
- the rfbH gene encoding lipopolysaccharide biosynthesis protein RfbH is translated as MPSSARSGQRSLDDIRASIMELVEEYSAIAHAPKQFVAGQSSVPVSGRVFDSSDVKSLVDSALDFWLTTGRFNEEFQQKLAKRVGARYAMTVNSGSSANLVAFSALTSPLLRDRQVPPGSEVITAATGFPTTVNPAITQGMVPVFVDVDIPTYNIIPERVEEAITPNTRAIMVAHTLGNPFDVGKIADIAKRHKLWLIEDCCDALGATYAGRHVGTFGDIGTLSFYPAHHITMGEGGAVFTSHPGLRRAMETFRDWGRDCYCDPGKDNTCQRRFDWQLGELPHGYDHKYIYSHLGFNLKITDMQAAVGVSQLDHLEGFIADRRRNFDLLKRGLKSLEEFFVLPEPTPNSEPSWFGFVLTLRDGAPFKRDAIVRHLNECGIGTRLLFGGNLVRQPYMIGRNFRVHGSLANSDTIMNQTFWIGVYPGLGDEHIGYVLQVIRDFCAAQIRGA